Proteins encoded in a region of the Aerosakkonema funiforme FACHB-1375 genome:
- a CDS encoding WD40 repeat domain-containing protein, giving the protein MRFNPHLLLDNLVGHTKAVNAIAISPDGQLLVSGSSDKSIKIWRCD; this is encoded by the coding sequence TTGCGATTTAATCCACATTTGCTGTTGGATAATTTGGTTGGGCACACAAAAGCTGTGAATGCGATCGCTATTAGCCCAGATGGTCAGTTACTTGTGAGTGGTAGCAGCGACAAATCAATTAAAATTTGGCGTTGTGATTGA
- a CDS encoding transposase, with protein sequence MRAEYWEKIKQIEPENLVFLDETGILIGSIGTHARSYPGTRLTELNPFYRAAKVTAIGAVSINKVLALMTINDSIYGWAFAVFIEKFLCPQLWVGAIVVMDNLPAHKLASIEPMIQ encoded by the coding sequence TTGAGAGCCGAGTATTGGGAAAAAATCAAACAGATCGAGCCAGAAAATCTCGTGTTTTTGGATGAAACAGGCATTTTAATAGGTTCGATCGGAACTCATGCTCGTTCATATCCAGGCACAAGATTAACCGAACTAAACCCATTTTATCGAGCCGCTAAAGTGACAGCTATTGGCGCAGTTAGTATTAACAAAGTACTCGCATTGATGACAATAAATGATTCAATATATGGGTGGGCATTTGCCGTATTTATTGAGAAATTTTTATGTCCTCAATTATGGGTAGGAGCGATAGTAGTAATGGATAATTTACCTGCTCATAAACTAGCATCTATTGAGCCGATGATTCAATAA
- a CDS encoding 4-Cys prefix domain-containing protein produces MSYCLHPNCQKPTCNSTETIFCQSCGAKLLS; encoded by the coding sequence ATGAGCTATTGCCTCCATCCAAATTGCCAAAAACCTACCTGCAACTCAACTGAGACAATCTTTTGCCAATCTTGCGGAGCGAAATTGCTGTCTTAA